The Deltaproteobacteria bacterium genome includes a window with the following:
- the pncA gene encoding bifunctional nicotinamidase/pyrazinamidase — translation MTGAIVVDIQGDFTQLMSGALAVPGTNLDYLHKISKAIDQIKGLGIPLWASQDWHPADHISFHTNHPGKKIYDKITLQGKEQILWPPHCVQGTPGADLLMDPGLFKAIIQKGLDPRYDSYSCFQDDGNHETELDGILKNQRVKKVIIFGIATDYCVRWTALDGLARGYKMVVIKSLCRGVDLETSTQALKEIKAKGAIILEDLDTFVALQT, via the coding sequence ATGACCGGAGCCATCGTGGTCGATATCCAAGGGGATTTTACCCAATTAATGAGTGGGGCTCTAGCCGTTCCGGGGACCAATCTGGATTATCTACATAAGATTTCGAAAGCGATCGATCAAATAAAAGGATTGGGGATCCCACTCTGGGCCTCTCAGGACTGGCACCCCGCCGACCATATTTCCTTCCACACCAATCATCCCGGGAAAAAAATTTATGACAAGATTACCCTTCAAGGGAAAGAGCAGATCCTTTGGCCGCCCCACTGTGTTCAAGGAACCCCGGGGGCGGACCTTTTAATGGATCCCGGCCTGTTTAAGGCCATTATCCAGAAAGGACTGGATCCCCGTTATGACAGTTACTCCTGTTTTCAAGACGACGGGAACCATGAAACCGAATTGGATGGTATTTTAAAAAACCAGAGGGTCAAAAAGGTCATTATTTTCGGCATCGCCACCGACTACTGCGTCCGCTGGACCGCTTTGGATGGATTGGCCAGAGGGTATAAGATGGTGGTGATTAAATCCCTTTGTCGGGGGGTGGATCTTGAAACATCGACCCAGGCCTTAAAAGAAATTAAGGCGAAGGGCGCAATTATCTTGGAAGATCTGGATACTTTCGTCGCCCTGCAGACCTGA
- a CDS encoding ABC transporter permease, with protein MINRIFFAIGNHVLSFLFELGGILLMFLRSMAWTFIPPFRIRNLIKQMEFVGVKSLFIVVLTGVFSGMVLALQSYHGFRKFGGESLMGGIVALSLAREMGPVMTALMVNARAGSAVAAELGTMRVTEQIDALEIMAINSIQYLVVPRIWAGILMVPILTAINIFVGIIGGYFVGVVLLKINSGVFINKMINMMELDDLVQGMVKSVVFGLILTLVGCYKGYHTSGGAEGVGRATTEAVVIASVSILIGTYVITSLLF; from the coding sequence ATGATTAACCGAATATTTTTTGCTATTGGGAACCATGTCCTTTCCTTCCTGTTTGAATTAGGTGGGATACTGCTTATGTTCCTCCGGAGTATGGCCTGGACCTTTATCCCTCCGTTCCGCATCAGGAATTTAATCAAACAAATGGAATTTGTCGGGGTAAAATCCCTTTTTATCGTGGTTCTTACCGGTGTTTTTTCGGGAATGGTCCTGGCCCTTCAAAGTTATCATGGTTTTAGGAAGTTCGGCGGGGAAAGCCTTATGGGAGGGATCGTGGCCTTATCCCTGGCCCGGGAAATGGGACCGGTGATGACGGCCCTGATGGTCAATGCCCGGGCCGGTTCGGCCGTGGCCGCGGAATTAGGGACCATGCGGGTTACCGAGCAGATTGATGCCCTGGAGATTATGGCCATTAATTCCATTCAATATTTGGTGGTCCCCCGAATCTGGGCCGGGATCCTGATGGTGCCGATCCTGACTGCCATTAATATCTTTGTGGGGATCATTGGCGGCTATTTTGTCGGGGTAGTTCTTTTAAAAATCAATTCCGGCGTCTTTATTAATAAGATGATCAATATGATGGAGTTAGACGACCTGGTTCAGGGAATGGTCAAATCGGTTGTTTTTGGACTGATCCTGACCCTGGTTGGTTGCTACAAGGGGTACCATACCTCCGGGGGGGCTGAAGGGGTTGGAAGGGCCACCACCGAAGCAGTGGTCATTGCCTCGGTTTCCATATTAATCGGCACTTATGTTATAACCTCTTTGTTGTTTTAA
- a CDS encoding ABC transporter ATP-binding protein gives MIRLVNLNKSFRSQHVLQDLNLTIPSGQTTVIIGLSGGGKSVLLKHIMGLIRPDSGEIWIDDEELNRLRERDLYRVRKRFGMLFQEGALFDSMSVGDNVAFPLREHRKMTHSEITRVVAEKLALVGLSGIEEKMPSELSGGMRKRVALARAIALDPDILLFDEPTTGLDPIMTSSIDRLIIDTQQRFQMTCVVISHDIQSVFRIAHNIAMLYEGKIIEVGTPEIFRQSSNPVVQDFLSPLCR, from the coding sequence ATGATCCGTTTAGTCAATCTCAATAAATCCTTTAGAAGCCAGCACGTTCTACAGGACCTGAACCTGACCATCCCCTCCGGACAGACGACCGTGATTATCGGCTTGAGCGGGGGCGGGAAGAGCGTCCTGCTTAAACATATTATGGGTCTGATCCGGCCGGACAGCGGCGAGATCTGGATTGACGATGAAGAGTTAAACCGCTTACGGGAGAGGGACCTTTACCGGGTTCGAAAGCGGTTCGGAATGCTTTTCCAGGAAGGGGCCCTCTTTGATTCCATGTCCGTCGGGGATAATGTGGCTTTTCCTTTGCGGGAACACCGGAAAATGACCCATTCAGAGATTACCCGGGTGGTGGCTGAAAAGTTGGCCCTGGTAGGGCTATCGGGTATTGAAGAAAAAATGCCTTCGGAATTGAGCGGCGGCATGCGTAAGCGGGTGGCCCTGGCCCGGGCCATTGCCCTGGATCCGGACATCCTGCTTTTTGATGAACCCACCACGGGGTTGGATCCGATTATGACCTCCTCGATTGACCGTTTAATTATAGATACCCAACAGCGATTCCAGATGACCTGCGTAGTCATCAGCCATGATATCCAGAGTGTCTTCCGAATCGCCCACAACATTGCCATGCTCTATGAAGGAAAGATCATTGAGGTAGGGACTCCGGAGATTTTTCGCCAATCATCCAACCCCGTTGTCCAGGATTTTTTGTCCCCTCTTTGCCGATAA
- a CDS encoding MCE family protein encodes MDKKGISIEVKVGIFVFIGLIVLGYMTLKLEKFKLKAAQGYEIEALFDSSSGLVVNSPIQIAGIEVGRVKDIQLVGNQAKVTMTLLKGIRIYSDARAVLRTQGVLGDKYIEIYPGSEKVPPLLAGGVIRETRSTIELDHLLAKAIPAMDDIRSVTKTLSEVIGTDEGKNNLKETFFNIKKTTEDIRSMTVGLSRGEGTMGKLIRDDALYQDMRTTMTGLKDTVNHIQEGRGSIGKFIKDEEFYDQTKRTMSSLEKVANKIDSGEGTLGKLVNDDTLYKEAKDTMANLNKTAVNLNQTTQKINQGEGTLGKLVNDDSLYKEAKYTMRSVTKATEGLSEQVPVSILGTIIGTIIK; translated from the coding sequence ATGGATAAAAAAGGTATAAGCATTGAAGTCAAGGTCGGGATTTTTGTCTTTATCGGTTTGATCGTTCTTGGCTATATGACCCTGAAATTGGAAAAATTTAAGCTCAAAGCAGCACAAGGTTATGAGATCGAGGCCCTTTTCGATTCCTCTTCGGGTTTGGTGGTAAACAGTCCGATCCAGATCGCCGGGATTGAAGTGGGCCGGGTAAAAGATATTCAACTGGTCGGCAACCAGGCCAAGGTCACTATGACCCTCCTCAAAGGGATCCGGATCTATTCCGACGCCAGGGCGGTCCTCAGGACCCAGGGTGTTTTGGGAGATAAGTATATTGAGATTTATCCGGGCAGCGAAAAGGTCCCTCCGCTTTTAGCCGGTGGGGTGATCAGGGAGACCCGTTCGACCATTGAGTTGGATCACCTTCTGGCCAAGGCCATCCCGGCCATGGATGATATTCGGTCCGTGACCAAAACCCTGAGCGAAGTAATTGGGACCGACGAGGGGAAAAACAACCTCAAAGAGACCTTTTTTAATATCAAAAAGACCACCGAGGATATTCGGAGCATGACCGTGGGACTTTCCCGGGGCGAAGGGACCATGGGAAAATTGATTCGCGACGATGCCCTTTATCAGGATATGCGGACCACCATGACCGGTTTAAAGGATACGGTGAATCATATACAGGAAGGGCGTGGGAGCATAGGAAAATTCATCAAAGATGAAGAGTTTTATGATCAAACAAAAAGGACCATGTCCAGTTTGGAAAAGGTGGCTAACAAAATCGACTCCGGGGAAGGGACTTTGGGGAAATTGGTAAATGACGACACGCTATACAAAGAGGCCAAGGATACCATGGCCAACCTGAATAAGACGGCGGTCAACCTGAATCAGACGACTCAAAAAATCAATCAGGGGGAAGGGACCTTGGGGAAATTGGTTAATGACGACTCTTTGTATAAAGAAGCCAAATACACCATGAGAAGCGTCACCAAGGCTACGGAAGGACTTTCGGAACAGGTCCCGGTGAGTATTCTGGGAACGATTATCGGGACGATCATTAAGTGA